The genomic window AGATGTATGGACAACAAGCAAAATGTCAAACATTTGGCAAGCTTTGCTCTCGCAGCTCATGCCACCAGGCTGAGTCCAAACTTGTACTGGCTGTTATGGATGGTTCATGTTAAACCATCTTGCTGTGCCTCCCCTCTCCAGCCTtatgttaaataataatattcaaaacatCTAATAATATCTTTTTTCTGCCAGAGAGTTTTCAGTAACATGTGCTCTTACTGGCCATATAATCATTTCATTGTAACATAAATCTAAGACAATTCATCTTAATCCTTCGTTCTAAGTCTAAAAATGCTTTTGTTCCTGAAGCTGAGCCAAAGGTAAGTTCCCAGTCTCCCAGCTCCCTGCACATGCTAGCATCCTGTTGGAGAGTATGTCATCCAGATGAGATGTGGGGACACATCATCCTCCCTTAAACATATGCCTCTGTTCTTACACCCAGCAAAAGACAAACAGCTATACAACCTCAAAGCAACCAGCCTATACGCATGACTAAAATTTTTCTATGGCCCCACACAAAACGCTGTACTTTAAACAGGTAACATTTTTGTTCATGTAAAGACACGGGTAGGAATGTATTTATTCCTGCAGATTGACTGACGTGTTTTGGTTTCTGGTGGGTACAAGGTAAAATACCATAAGGCACCTCACATTTTTATTCCAGAAGGGGTACATGTGGAAAAAGACAAATGTAGACCGTCTGGAGATTAGTTTGATTTCTGTGAAAATCAAactaataaaagacaaataaacaaatcaataaatcaatgaaaATATACATGCATCAGAAAACACATTCTgacaaaacatttaacaaaGAAAGTCACCTGCAATGACTGACACAGCTGCACTGACTTGATTTGAGTGTCATTTAGGGACACATAAACcccaaatataaatatatatttgtacaaatttgaaagaaaatattCTGTACATCTAACACCTTTGCCTCAACCATTTGAGGTCACAGAAGGACAAAATAAGAACATTGCACATGGCAGTATTGTGTTTAAGCTGTTGACAGTTGATGcacatctttataaagtctGAGGTGTTTTGGCTGGCTTGTCAGCAGTGTGTGAGTGAGGCTACGGCCAGTGTAACTAACAGTGTCCTTCCGTACACAGGCAGGCTGCTGGCGCTGCTGTTGGCGTTCCGCAGGAGGGAACTGGAGTTAAAGTCTCGGCTTAAGTCCAAGTCTAAAGCTGGCTCTGACCTTAGAGACTGAGTACCTTCACATCCGCGCTCGATCTGCCCACTGCGAAACAAAGCATCATTGAGGAGATCCGGCAGGCGCCCATTCAGGTCCACCGAGGCCAGGCAGCCCTGGAAGCCCTCTCTGGAGGCCACCAGCTTAGGCAGGTTTCCATACATGCCCGGACCCAGTCCAGCAATAAACAGGTCACCTGGTGGGAAAAGAGACCAGAGTTACTTTTATTCCGATAGTATGAGACAAAGCTGAACAGGCAAGAATAGGGACAGGAGAGACAGTGCATCTATATGAATAGACTTAGAACCTCTGGTGGGAAGGGACATTCAGTCTTCATggttgaatttatttattaatgtattaattaaagaTTGGTTGCAACAACTTGTTGTTGAGCCCTGGACTTCTAGTATTATAAGTTGAAGGTGAGGATGCATCACATTTAAGCAAGTAAGTATTAATCTCCTGCTTTTGACCAAAAGCTTATGAAATTACTCAAATCTTTCACATAACCTTTCTTCAGATTTACTTGTTAAACCTATTAAATGTAACACATCCtctttatttgagtatttggaGGTATCCCAGtgcaaaggagagagaaagagctacCTTTGAGGTCAAGGTTCTTGGCTCCGTTGATGCTCTGGCTCGTGGTGGTGGCATCCactttgagtgtgtgtgtgttgctgttGTCTCGAGTAATGGCCACATTGTGCCACTGGTTATCATTCAGAGCCCTCACACTTTTGCCCTTGATCAGGTTTGGCCCATTTCCCAAGTCAAACACATAGTGAATGTACCTACAAAAGATAATATCAGTTACATTGAATGTTATAAGCACTATAATTAAGCATATTTGAGGAGGTTTGGTTTCTTTGGTTTCTCCAGTCACTGATTACCAAATTACTTGGGAAACCTGGAATGGCGACATGAGAACAAAGAAAAAGCAGAAAAGTCCTCAGGGCCAAAACCAAGTCTATAGGAGGCAGTGTGGCCTGTGACATTGGTTTGAGTTTTGTAAGGCTTTGATTGTGAGCAATGTACCATCATTGGAACTAGAGTGCAGAGGtcaaaagaaaaggaaagagtCTGTGCAAAGTGGTGTGAATGCCATATTTTACTGATACATGGCTATAGCATTACAAATATTATTCACTGTGAAATTGTGCATTGAAATAAAAAGTCACTAGGGTGCACACTCACCCTTTCACCAGCTCAACAGCAATGAAGTCATTCCCGTCTCCAGAGTTGAAGAGGATGAAGCCGTCAGGGGAGGTGGTCTTGAACTGAAAGAACAGGTGCATGGAGGCGTAGGCCTGCAGTGTGGCCAGGCTCAGGTAGCTGCTTTTGGTTTTGAAAGTGACCGGGTCAGCGATAATAGAACGAACTCCGAAGCGTGCATTCAGTTCACAATAATCAATGTCTCCATTCTTGCACAAGTCAATATACAGCATTCCATTGAACCTATAAGAAGAACAGAGACACTATTGTATGTCATAGTTTTAAAACAGCTTATTTTAACCCTGAAACAGTCATGTGTGAGATTTATGTCTGTTTTAgtactgaaaatcacattcccACATAAATTTAAGTCATAcataaattacatttatttctaattatgcaaaatatattttagctATTTCAAACAGCTATGAAAATGAATGTGTGCTAACCCATGCTGACTTGAATTGTGCTCTACTTTTTACATTAGTTTCTATAGCAGTTTGTTTAAAAGTGCCAGGATTACTCTGGATTACTCTAAGCATGAGTGTGAGCAGTGATACTGTGTATTTAAAGGGACTAAGTAGAAGGGGGCTGTGATGCTAAAACACCATCAGACCAGGTGGTAACAGGTTTGGGATGGTGGTCCTGGTTAGCTACCTAAGGAGACCAGACAAGCCTTGAGTGAATGTGGATTGATTGTGCACCTGAGGCTCTGTAGATGTCCGATGAAGCTGGATGGGATGCTGGACACAAAGCGCTTCTCAGTCATGATGCCCGTTTCAATGTTGTGGAACTCCAGGCGAGTGTGGTCTCCCACCATTTGCcctgcagaggggagggtcagggGATGGGTTTGAAAAGAAAGACAAACCGAAGGAAAGAGAACACAGTCTGACACTAACACAAAAGGGCTGATTTGAAGAGACatgtattttaaatgcattAGATAAATGCAAAGTCCACCAGCTGACTAAATGTGCTAAACTCTATAGCAAAAACAAGACAGTTTTAAAGCATGAGTTGGTCAAGTACCTTCGGCTACATCATCGTCAACAGTTAGCTTGTAGGTTTTGCCACGACGCACCACGCGCACTGTATGCCATTCATTATCATTGAGCTTTTGCCCAGCATACAGCGTCTCCGGTCCTTTGCCTAAGAAGAATGGTCAGTCACACAGTTAAAGTCATTTTGGGTCAACAGCTTTGGACTCTCATCACCTGCTACTGAAAGTCTACACttgaatgtatatatttatacagataCAATACTCTAAAAGACATATTTATGAGTCTTGTTTATGCTGTTTAGACGTGCAAGTGTGGTTACACAAGCATAACTCGGCTTTCAATCATTGGTGTCAATAATACAAATGCCCGTAGAACCCTACTCTTGTTCTACTCTTGAACATTCTTCAGGCATCTAAAGCTGTGCAAGAGCCATTAGTGTCAACGGTATATATCTGTGTGGAGGGTAAGTGCTCTTTGTAGATAGTGTAGATAGTGTACTTGATactgatatttttaaatttagctACATCCAACTTAAGAGCTAATCAAGCACCAAACAATACTTCAACAAGTGACACAATCATATTGAGAGGAAAACTCCTTATTTCAACCATGAAACAGTCATGTGTGAGATTTACACCTGTTTTAACAAAGTACTGAAAATGACATTCCCACACAAATTTAAGTcatacatacattacatttagttctaattatgcaaaatatattttagctATTTCAAACAGCTATGAAAATGATTGTGTGCTAATGTTGACTTGAATTATGTGCTACTGTTTACAGTAGTTTCTATAGCAGTTTGTTGCCAGCATTACTCTGGATTGCAAAAGTAGAGGTCACTAGATAAAACACAGCAACATCATCCACAATCAAAATGAAACTTGAGTGTTAACTTACTGGAGTTACAGTTTATCCTGATACAGTCTAGATGGGGAAGAATAAATGACAGATGAAATTGCATCCTTCAAGGTTACTGCTGCAGACATCCAAAAAACAACAGGTCCACCCTTCCGGGgacgcacacatgcacagtgCAGCCATTACATCCAGGTTAAGGTCAAGtacattttgattatatttttatttcatagaCAATTAGTTAGAAATTCAATAGTTTGCTACATGATTCACTGAACACAAATTTtgatatatatttgtaaatgtaatatctatttattacaatattatacACTGTTCTTTGGGTATTTAACATGTGGCTGCTGAGTTCATATGTCGTCAACCGCAACAGAAAAGTGGGAGCAAACAGCCGCGATTCAGTCAGCACCAGCACCATGCAGAGGCAAGGAAACCCCTAGCAGTCATCGCCCTCCTGACAGTAAACATTACACAGAGTTGTGAGTAGTCTTAAACCAATGTTAGTGTATAGAACAAGAATTTCATGTCAGCCATGTCAGCAGAGGTGTGTCTGGTTATGTGGTCTGTCTAGTATCACAGTTAGTGTATGTTAAATTAAGTAGATATTGTAATGTATTGTGGGTTGATGGGGTAGCAGCCAGCTGTAGGTTTGGCTGGGCTCTGTTCTCGGGCTGTTCGCCTGACGGGCCGCAGGTTTAGGGCCTTTGAAGGGGTGAATACCATCTTTGGACTAAGCATCATGGACTAGTGGTGATGGataaaacacaacagagacatAAGTACAAACTAAAGAAAATGTAGAGTGAGAAATGACCACAAACAGAAAGATGTTTTGAGAAATACAGCTGAGAGTCTCAGCACAATCTTCAGTGTTATTACATAGTACATCAGTTTAGTGGCAGGGGGGACCCCTAAAGTAAGCACGTAATGGGTTTATATAATCTTTTCCTGTCACAATTTCAGGATACTACATTGGCTTTGGTGATGGATAATCTGTTAAAAATATCAGCTGATGATTGTCAGCGATTGTAGGTGGTGTCAAAATATGAACAaggtcaacaaaaaaaaaagacgcaATTACGTGAATCTAATATGAAGTCGCATTAGTGCAACATCCATGACATACTGGGTGGAAATACGCATTTGGTTGTATTTAGGCAGTTGTAGTAAATATTGTGCTGAGACTGTCTCATGATCTGAAAACAGAAATCACACTGACTGTGGAACAGAGGTTTACAGTAGTCCAGAGAGCTCCGTACTGTGATACAGAATCATGCCCAAACGTTCCAAAGGGGATAGTCAAAAGAGATGGATGAGATGACAGAAATCATAACTGAGGTTGTGGCTGTATACGATACCTAGGTTGACAGTGAGCTTGACTCGGGATCCGTCCAGTTCAATGCGGAGTGTGTCTGCAGAGTCTCTGGAGGTGGTGGCCATGAGCAGACCATAGGCCCGCTGTGACCGGAACCTCAGGGACACGTCCTCCGCCTCAGTGTGCATGACTGTGGGCATCACCACCTTCATATACATGCTGCCATCATAGGACAGGATCGACGCCTCTGCAACAGACAACAACTGTTTTCAATCTGATCAAATGCAATGGACATCAATGGTCTGATATTACTGAGGCTGTGTCTAATAATTATTTAACTAGTTGTCTAGTCAACAATTATTTTTAGTGCATAGtgaaatttttaaaaacaaaaataaaagttgaaatatggtgactgaaaATTTCTATTTAGATCATATTTACAAGAGTATCACTGTATCGCAGTTCACTTTTTGCGACCTTTACGgctttttcacagatttttttttttggtgtgcaattttgcatgcctTTTtcttacagcgtatgaacgcgCACTGTATTCTGCGGGTAAGGGACAGTAGACCATTGTCagtcaatctcctccgtgccgtgtctcctgtacagtacagaatgcgttcagccaaatttacataaatgttggatcgcagtgtgactctgaagtgctgtatgtttgcaagttttctccctgacaaaacccacaatgtcaatgaaacttTCTGCAacaacaaatttcagaaacactttggacttgGACTGTTACCTCTgcggataccgctggagcagaggcacatgAACAACAAgtttaaagcgatcatcgaggaaggaGGATATgatatatgaaggtttgaactttgagagtgtttaaacaagagagaaatgtaagaaaatgcctgtctgagaaaagtgtataaactgtgtggtgagaggttttactgccttaaaacatgtataataactgtaaaaaataaagctgactactttgcggatttcgcctgttgcgggttatttttagaatgtaacccccacaATAAATGGGAGACCACTGTATGCAATTACAGTTATCTTAGCAGTCGACTAGTGGTTGCAGCCCTGGATATAAAACAGAGATAACCCCATATTCAAGTCAAACATCATGTGTCTATGATGCAGAGATGCTACAGATAAAGTACTATtgttttactttacattacaaTGCAGAATAATATCACAACATTGTAAAAGGCCATGTTAAAGGAACAGCCTaagtggaggtgtgtgcgctCACCCCGCTCACAGGTCCTGGACCAGAAGCCTGTCCCGGTGCAGTCACAGATGAAGCGGTTCCACCCCTCTTTGCACACTCCTCTGTTCTTACAGGGGTAGCTCTCACACTGCTTCCCTGTCTGTTTGGTACATGACGGTTTTATTCCAGCACCGTTCTGGGCCTCAGCGATTTGCCGGATGTCTTTGCTGCGTCCATCGATGAAGAGGTCGCGCACACAGCCCACGTAGCCATAGTTGAGCATGGCCGTCCACAGCTCGGTAGGCAGGATGAGGTTAGTGCGGTCAGTGGGTAGTCCCCCTAAGTACATGTCTCCCTCCAAGTCCAAGATCTCACTCTCCCCACTTGCAGTGAACGGCGTTCTCCGGCTGTTCACAGAGATGGTGCCTGTCATGAACACAAGTATTGGTAAGGCTGAAGAAGACATGTTGCACTTGTAACTGGTACTTAGTATTGAACTATAACATACATAGACCatgattttgcattttgtttactGAAAACCAgtatattgatctaaaatgacttaataataggggtgggggtaggtgaaaacaggaattttctgaGCATTCAAGCCGCAAATGGAGGACAATGGAGGTATACTCAAAAATGCATTAATCAAttgtaatacaaaataaatacaattataacaAGACAGCTCATTAAAGTAGaattagcataatatgtctcctttaaaattAGCCCCTTAACATATTTACTTCTTCTGTACaactataataaaacattttattcatattgATTACTTTTGCATGTTGATAGAAACAAATCCCATCCTTAATAAGATACTATTGGAGATCTCTCTGCAGTTgtgacaaattaaataaataaataaaatggacttGAATGTGACTGACCTGAGCGGCCATCTCTCTGGATGTCCACATGATACCACGAGCCATCGTTGACTTTGGACTGAGTGGCTTTTACTTTGAtagttcctgagcccatgtccAGAAGCAGGAAGAGGCTCCCATCCAACAGCTCCACAGCAAAAAAATCCACCTATACAAGAGAATCATTAATGAAGACGTGTTATGCTTTTCCCaatgtatttagtattaaactataataaacatggaccattatttcacattttgccaCAGTAAAAATCCAACAGGTGCATGGACATCCCATTCAACTGCAGCAGAAATGATAAGCCAAACCCCACATAGTGAAAATTCCTCGCAGCAAAAGgcacatttttgtttacatggttttattattgaaaaatgATTATGGGATTTTTCTAACCCCCCCATTTATTACCtacagtctgtttttttttttttttaaataatcacatATAAGAACACAACTGGGGCAGGGATAGGTGAAGACAGGGATTTTCGGTTTCAGGTTTCAGttctcaagcctcaaatgcaggacgacacaggattactcaaatatgtatgAATCTATGTAAGCTAAAGATGAGggcaccattataacatggttaacagCTCATAAAAGTTCAACTCACATAATATGTCTCCGCCaacaaataatgtgttttaatattgtgcatagcagcagttacaaaatatctaacaaaaaaaacccaatataTAACTCCATGGTACTCACCTTGGTGTTCTTCTGGCTGCGTGAGGCATCTTTCCGCTCCTGGGGTTTGCCATGGGTGAACAGGATAAGGCCGTTGGGCTCGGTGGTACGGAAGTCAAAGGAGATGGAGCCCATGCGCTTGGTGTTCCACTTGGGCAGGCTGATGTAGGACTCGGGTGTCTCAAAGGAGATGGGGTCCAGAGTGGCCACGTTCTCACACTTGTAGGCTACTTCGCCCTGAATCTTCATCTTAGGGTCCACGATTCGAGCCAGCCGGGACAGCTCCAGGCGGATGTCATTGTTTTTGTACACCACCTGCAGAAATGTTTTGAAGATAAGAAATACATATGACAAAATTTTTATGAATTATTTgtccattatgaattaagtctttcctCATTCtttttaaggctaattaaggtgcagCTGGTATTAAGTGTTGTgctgaaataaatgcaacaggtcttttttttttaaatagcttGTGCTTGTCTTGAAGCATTTCAGACAGCATTACAATCTATGACTTTGATCGGTTTCTAATGAAGTAACACTACTGATTCAATTCTCTCaatgtccagcagagggcagtttATGGAAATAATGATATTGAGATGAGAAATGGCAAGCAAATGCTGACTGATCTGATCATGCATTGCTCTGAGGTGTGACATTTCAgattcaaaaatatacaaaaaaataagtatttattaataatattttatatataaagcCTGAATCAGAGCAATGTTCAGTATGTTTCAAAGTAGTCACAGTGACAGTGGTGATAATGCTAAAAAACCAAAAGTGGGTAATACAGGTATGCTACAAAAAGTatctttttaaatgaaaccTGACAGTGGTTATGTCATAACAAGTATTCTTTATACAAAGGAAAAAGATGATAATGTCAAAACATACTTATTCATTACCGATATTGCATCAGTGCTCAGGTAAAAAcaagagaataaataaaaatagatcatTGTGTGATAATGGGAGGCAAATGTGTGGTGTGAGCTGAACAAACACCTGCCTGGGAATCTACATTCAGAATATAAATTTTctttataacatgttttttctaaCATTTGGACAACACTAAAAAATAACTTCATTCAAATGTCTTATgaatacatttcatacaaatATATGCACAGGCAGCAAAGTGCAGTAAATACttgtataaaaatgtctttaccCGTGCTCAGCCAGtgcctttgtgtgtgtctttgttgaCTAGTCTATAAGAGACATCCAGAAGGCAATGTCGGGTAATGGCAATGACAATTACATCAATTATGTGTTATTGTAGGCTATTATGTGTTTTGTAGGCTTTGAAACGTAGGCTTTCGATGTAAGTGCTGCCTTATGAAAAGGCATAATAGTGTGAGGCCGGGCGGCGCGGGCCGACCAGGGGTGGCCATACCTGGTGCCATGGAAACAAAGCTTTTATCCATAATCTAGCGAGGATGGCAAGTACAAGAGCATGGAGCAGGCAAATTAGCCGTAATGGAAGAGAGTGCAGCAGTACAGAGACGGGTTACATGGGCTTCATTAGAACTGCAGTGTTTCTTATGTCATCATTTTAGttagaacaaaatgtataaaactatCAGGGTCATTCTATGGCGATGTTCAAAATTTGTGTTCCACTATAAGATAAGAATGCAAAAATTTCAACTGAGTATTTTTATACTAGCTGTAGACATAATTCATTTAACTCTTTTTATCACTTGGTAATGAATATACCATAAGCTACATGATATGTATCCATGTAATCTCACTTTTCAAAGTGAAATGATCAGCAGTTGATTTGGCTTGCTTTGGTACTGGCTTACATATCAGCAGATTTTGTGCAATACACATGTTATTTTCAGGAAGCTTGTCAAATTGAATTCTATAGCTGCGGAAAAAGGTTTTAACTGCAGAGGTAAACTGGTCTATCTTAATGTGACAGCAGACTGGTTACCATGGTGCGAAGGCAGTAGGAGCATGACAAACACAGCCTTAATGTCTCTGGCTTTGTAACGCACCTCTTTGAGACAGCCCATGAAGTTGTTGCTGACAGGAGATCCAGGCAGGTCTGCTGTGCTGGGGCTGCCTCCCACGTAGAAGAAGTCATCGGAGCCCAGCATGGTGTAGTCCTCCTGGGTGTACCCAGTGGTCGTTAGGATCCCATCCACAGATATTGTCACCTACACACCAGTGGCAAATGTTATCAATATCTctaaacactaaaataaaaaataaaaagtcagatGATGGTTTAAATTTGTGTGAAATCAAAGTACAGGCACTAAGTCTgagtaaaaatgcacaaatagtAGAGGGAAATCCAGAGCGAATAGGCCACAGTGCAGGTCATGAAGcttgagggaggagagagaggagaaccaTCACCGCAAACTCACACGTACAGAGACATATTTACCAGACAGTGGAGTGTGTTTATCACATCATATCCATTTCCTAATTGCTTttcagaaaaaagtaaaaatgatacAGTTACATCCATTATTTAATACCACTCTTTAATATAAGGGTGaataacacaataatataataacataagACAAACAAGTCTATATaacatgtaaaaaagaaaaataagagcGTGAGCTAAAAGGTGACATATTATGttagtattattatattagtagttatatatatatatatataatttttaaattatgattttagattttgttcattgtaaactgcaacaATGGTCTAAAATGGCATTGTGGCATCTCGCCGTGACAAGTAGATATACGGTGTTCTTATTGTTGGAAAATTGTTATGGGATATTTTTGAACCCTTCATGTTTGAACCAGAGTCAATAATCACAAGTAGCAGTGAGCCCTCAAGCCTCCACTACAGGACAATGCTGAATTACTCAAACTCATCGATGAATCAATTGGAATACAATTTTGAGTAggttacaacatggttaaaaggtcaCTAAAGTCTATTTTACATAATGTGTCCCCTTTAAACAAAATGATTCCATCACTTGTGGTGCATTACTTTGGAACAGTTACCTGTCGGAGATTTCGTGTAACTTTGACATCATGCCATGTGTTGTCGTTGAATTTGCCATTTACAGGTTCCACTATGGCCTCAAACGCTCCGGAGCCCAGGTTTATGACCAGAGACACGGCTCCATCCTTCAGGGCCAGGTTGACGTAGTCTGCAGATTTCCCCGTGTGCAGGATGAGACCGTTCCTCTGCCATGTCTTGAAGGAGAGTGTGATCTCATCACTGCTGCTCTGGATGGGGTTCTGGGACAGGTCATAGCAGAAGTACTCTGCCCCCCGGAACGTAGCCACATTCTCCTCTCTCGCTGTGGCAGCAACAGATGAGGTTAGACAGCAGCAACAGAGATGACAACCAAAAGTTCAACCAAGAAAAGAACCATGAACTATGAAAAAATATGGGCTAAACTATATGGAATAACCAATAAAGGAACATTACCACATTTGACACTTGTAAAATGCATCGCCATTCAAATACTGTTAAaatagtttaaaggtgcactgtgtaactttgcccAGGCgaagagtttgcatgtttttccccatgtatgGGTTGGTTTTCCCATAGGTAGGCTGGCCTCCCCCATCGATCCAAAAACATACACTATAGGATAATCCTTCAGCCATGGTATTCCTGACCAAGCTGACCTGACCAGCTGCCCCAGAGGCATAgcagaatgggtcaaatgcagaggatacatTTTCATACAAGGACAATAAAGGCTAATCTTAAACTTATCTGGCAGAAAAGATAAAATGGACACCACCAGcagtttaaaaaagttaaaagtcagatctgtggagaggccacaCTATCACATTAGAATTGCGTTTTATCCCCATGGTTTGTTTTGAGCAACATGAACCCGTAATGGAGATGAACAGGTGGTGTACCCTCAACTAGAAAAGCtacgcagtgcatctttaaatcaaCAGCCATTATCTGAAACTTAATGGTTACTGGTTTATCATTTTATACTGGACCTtactgagcaaaaaaaatatctatatataaagaaggagaaagagtaCGTCAGA from Periophthalmus magnuspinnatus isolate fPerMag1 chromosome 22, fPerMag1.2.pri, whole genome shotgun sequence includes these protein-coding regions:
- the nrxn3a gene encoding neurexin 3a isoform X4; this encodes MDLVHFCIQLQLLMSTCLGLEFLGTPGQWARYLRWDASTRSDLRFQIKTASPDGVLLYFDDGGYCDFLLLSVVEGRLQLRFSIDCAETSVVTDKRLDDNLWHFVMVSRYNLRTVVALDGLAKADEVRPQRQLMKIVSDLFVGGVPQDIRNGALTLPTVRSMPPFRGTITELKYGNSAPLLLGSLKVPLETEGWCSVNLCENGGTCSVVDGQPVCDCSKTPYKGRFCNQEVTQNLPGFSHMMAEQAREENVATFRGAEYFCYDLSQNPIQSSSDEITLSFKTWQRNGLILHTGKSADYVNLALKDGAVSLVINLGSGAFEAIVEPVNGKFNDNTWHDVKVTRNLRQQLGNGYDVINTLHCLVTISVDGILTTTGYTQEDYTMLGSDDFFYVGGSPSTADLPGSPVSNNFMGCLKEVVYKNNDIRLELSRLARIVDPKMKIQGEVAYKCENVATLDPISFETPESYISLPKWNTKRMGSISFDFRTTEPNGLILFTHGKPQERKDASRSQKNTKVDFFAVELLDGSLFLLLDMGSGTIKVKATQSKVNDGSWYHVDIQRDGRSGTISVNSRRTPFTASGESEILDLEGDMYLGGLPTDRTNLILPTELWTAMLNYGYVGCVRDLFIDGRSKDIRQIAEAQNGAGIKPSCTKQTGKQCESYPCKNRGVCKEGWNRFICDCTGTGFWSRTCEREASILSYDGSMYMKVVMPTVMHTEAEDVSLRFRSQRAYGLLMATTSRDSADTLRIELDGSRVKLTVNLDCIRINCNSSKGPETLYAGQKLNDNEWHTVRVVRRGKTYKLTVDDDVAEGQMVGDHTRLEFHNIETGIMTEKRFVSSIPSSFIGHLQSLRFNGMLYIDLCKNGDIDYCELNARFGVRSIIADPVTFKTKSSYLSLATLQAYASMHLFFQFKTTSPDGFILFNSGDGNDFIAVELVKGYIHYVFDLGNGPNLIKGKSVRALNDNQWHNVAITRDNSNTHTLKVDATTTSQSINGAKNLDLKGDLFIAGLGPGMYGNLPKLVASREGFQGCLASVDLNGRLPDLLNDALFRSGQIERGCEGPSTTCQEDSCANMGICIQQWENYTCDCSMTSYTGTQCNDPGTTYIFGKGGGLITYNWPTNERPSTRTDRLTVGFSTSLKEGILVRIDSAAGLGDYLMLHVQQGKIGVTFNIGTVDITVQESSTAVNDGKYHVVRFTRNGGNATLQVDNWAINEHFPTGNSDLERYQMANKKIPFKYSRPVEEWLQEKGRQLTIFNTQATVSIGGSDRGRPFQGQLSGLYYNGLKVLSMAAEGNPHIRINGSVRLVGDVPSAGSGRSTATPPDGASSFVETTTMMSTTTTRKHRSSSTVQHTPDEMGSSAECSSDDEDLDLECESSRAAKTANAARPLRTAFTWTWHLTHSFTLISLISSVLHS
- the nrxn3a gene encoding neurexin 3a isoform X1 — translated: MDLVHFCIQLQLLMSTCLGLEFLGTPGQWARYLRWDASTRSDLRFQIKTASPDGVLLYFDDGGYCDFLLLSVVEGRLQLRFSIDCAETSVVTDKRLDDNLWHFVMVSRYNLRTVVALDGLAKADEVRPQRQLMKIVSDLFVGGVPQDIRNGALTLPTVRSMPPFRGTITELKYGNSAPLLLGSLKVPLETEGWCSVNLCENGGTCSVVDGQPVCDCSKTPYKGRFCNQEVTQNLPGFSHMMAEQAREENVATFRGAEYFCYDLSQNPIQSSSDEITLSFKTWQRNGLILHTGKSADYVNLALKDGAVSLVINLGSGAFEAIVEPVNGKFNDNTWHDVKVTRNLRQQLGNGYDVINTLHCLVTISVDGILTTTGYTQEDYTMLGSDDFFYVGGSPSTADLPGSPVSNNFMGCLKEVVYKNNDIRLELSRLARIVDPKMKIQGEVAYKCENVATLDPISFETPESYISLPKWNTKRMGSISFDFRTTEPNGLILFTHGKPQERKDASRSQKNTKVDFFAVELLDGSLFLLLDMGSGTIKVKATQSKVNDGSWYHVDIQRDGRSGTISVNSRRTPFTASGESEILDLEGDMYLGGLPTDRTNLILPTELWTAMLNYGYVGCVRDLFIDGRSKDIRQIAEAQNGAGIKPSCTKQTGKQCESYPCKNRGVCKEGWNRFICDCTGTGFWSRTCEREASILSYDGSMYMKVVMPTVMHTEAEDVSLRFRSQRAYGLLMATTSRDSADTLRIELDGSRVKLTVNLDCIRINCNSSKGPETLYAGQKLNDNEWHTVRVVRRGKTYKLTVDDDVAEGQMVGDHTRLEFHNIETGIMTEKRFVSSIPSSFIGHLQSLRFNGMLYIDLCKNGDIDYCELNARFGVRSIIADPVTFKTKSSYLSLATLQAYASMHLFFQFKTTSPDGFILFNSGDGNDFIAVELVKGYIHYVFDLGNGPNLIKGKSVRALNDNQWHNVAITRDNSNTHTLKVDATTTSQSINGAKNLDLKGDLFIAGLGPGMYGNLPKLVASREGFQGCLASVDLNGRLPDLLNDALFRSGQIERGCEGPSTTCQEDSCANMGICIQQWENYTCDCSMTSYTGTQCNDPGTTYIFGKGGGLITYNWPTNERPSTRTDRLTVGFSTSLKEGILVRIDSAAGLGDYLMLHVQQGKIGVTFNIGTVDITVQESSTAVNDGKYHVVRFTRNGGNATLQVDNWAINEHFPTGNSDLERYQMANKKIPFKYSRPVEEWLQEKGRQLTIFNTQATVSIGGSDRGRPFQGQLSGLYYNGLKVLSMAAEGNPHIRINGSVRLVGDVPSAGSGRSTATPPDGASSFVETTTMMSTTTTRKHRSSSTVQHTPDEMGSSAECSSDDEDLDLECESSRAGGELANTIFQDPLAPPVVAPCTLHPSLSPPLTPPINETTKEPRPVRCGPRACRTEAAMIVMMMAPMVLAKRSSQTCSLLTIRRFLHLTRPEPHHYHLCLRRNLLATPAKRIASSSA